From the Lathyrus oleraceus cultivar Zhongwan6 chromosome 4, CAAS_Psat_ZW6_1.0, whole genome shotgun sequence genome, one window contains:
- the LOC127137561 gene encoding U11/U12 small nuclear ribonucleoprotein 31 kDa protein: MSSKKKHKRKHSDIDEDDDVFYYHYFASSSTPNTTTGTTSNNQPQSKPNNKGSSIGGTGEPLATSKSTLYVSNLDYSLTNSDLHTLFSTFGRIARVTVLKDRHTRLSRGVAFVQFVSRNDAQRAVEEMNKKILNGRTLTASIAADNGRAPEFIRKRVYNTETALCYECEGHGHLSYECPKNQLGSRPRPQPKKPRRGFSGLRDRDGEEEGDEEEEEGGQIAAEQFDDNWASVVDDEAGERLLGRNRNDDEGLDNNKTKKKGKKAGYFSDESDHDDDD; encoded by the coding sequence ATGTCAAGCAAGAAGAAACACAAACGAAAACACAGCGACATCGATGAAGACGACGACGTTTTCTACTACCACTACTTCGCTTCGTCCTCAACCCCCAACACCACCACCGGCACCACATCCAATAATCAACCCCAATCGAAACCGAACAACAAAGGATCATCAATAGGAGGAACAGGTGAACCCTTAGCAACATCAAAATCGACGCTATACGTTTCTAATCTAGATTACTCCCTAACAAACTCCGATCTCCATACGCTCTTCTCTACTTTCGGCCGCATCGCGCGTGTAACCGTTCTCAAAGACCGTCACACGCGCCTAAGCCGCGGTGTCGCGTTTGTCCAATTCGTTTCTCGTAATGACGCCCAACGCGCCGTGGAGGAGATGAATAAGAAGATTCTCAATGGAAGGACTCTAACTGCTTCTATTGCTGCTGATAATGGACGTGCTCCGGAGTTTATTCGGAAGCGCGTGTACAATACTGAGACTGCTTTGTGTTATGAGTGTGAGGGGCATGGTCATTTGTCATATGAGTGTCCTAAGAATCAGTTGGGGTCGAGGCCGCGGCCTCAGCCTAAGAAGCCGCGACGGGGATTTAGTGGGCTGAGGGATAGGGATGGGGAGGAGGAAGGTGATGAAGAGGAGGAGGAGGGTGGTCAGATTGCTGCGGAGCAGTTTGACGATAATTGGGCTTCTGTTGTGGATGATGAAGCGGGTGAAAGGTTGCTGGGGAGAAACAGAAATGATGATGAGGGTTTGGACAACAACAAGACgaagaagaaagggaagaaaGCTGGGTATTTCAGTGATGAGAgtgatcatgatgatgatgattga